Below is a window of Fimbriimonadia bacterium DNA.
GCGACGCTCGCCCGCTGTGGAGGGTATTGCCCAACCCTGAGCCACCTTCTCATACCCGTATGCGGAGTGAACGGTCAACACCACTTCGGTGTCACTTGCCAGGCGACGCTGCACAGCACGGGCTGCGAACACAGATGCCATGTCCTGACAGGCGAATACATCCGGCTTACCTTCCTGCGCGATACGCTTTTGCATCAGGCCGGTCAGCAGCCGCGACTGCATGCCCACCGCCCATTCCACACCCGAGCCGCTCCGTACAGTATTCACGATACGGAGTGGCACACTTACTACCAGTCGCAGCAGAGTCCGAGGAACCAGATCGAGTGAGATGAGGGAAGAATCGACACCATTGAACTGAAGGCCCTGGTGCAGCAGTCGCGCGTGTGTTGCCACCCCCCCCGGCTTGCGTATCAGAGTCTGAGTTAGAATCCAGATCTTCACTGCGAGAACAACCTTACCAGGCTGAGGGTGAGTACTGCGTTCAGCACCTTGTCCCAGTCGCTGCGTCGGTTCGCTGACACTACCACGATATCACCGTCTTGCACGATTGGATTCGCCGTCTCGTCGCCGGTCTTCAGGTAGCGGTGGAAGTCCACCACACGCTTCGGAGCAGTCGGATCGCTTGCACGCAGTATTGCAATGTTGGAGTTGATGCCAGACTTAAGTACGCCGCCCGCCTGTGCGAGCGCGTCGGACAGCCTGGATTCCCGCTCTTCCGGCAACGGATACCACCCCGGCGAGCCGACTTCGCCGAATACTGCTACCTTGGATGCAATGGGTGGAATGGTGAGGACGTCGTTCTGCTGGAGCGCGACGTCCTTGTCCACGTCTCCTTCCACTAATACCTTGTACAGGTTCACTTGGTACTTCTCGCCGCCACCACGCGTGATGTATGCCCGGCTCAGCGATGCGTTCTCCAGGTGGCCGCCCGCGCGGGCCAGCGCTTGCACCGTGGTCATCCCCTCGTCAATCTCCACCAGCCCGGGTGTTTTGACCGCCCCTGTCACGTACACGCGAAGGGTCTTCTTCGCCATCACGCTGATGGTGTCGCCCTCACGTAGGAGCATATTGGCATCATCCGCTCCCTCTCGTAATACTTCGGCCAGGTCCAACGCCACGTCCTCTGCTCCGACCCGGAACAACCTGCAAACCGCCTGCTCCGCGGGCACCGTCAGCCCTCCGGCTGCCGCGATAGCCTCGCTGACCCGCCACCCTGGCAGCAGGTTCAGCACGCCAGGAGTCTCCACCAAGCCGATAACGCTCACTCGCTTGGGCCGCGCGGCTACCAGTGTTACGTATACGCTGGGATTGTTCAGGCGCTCGGATGCCCGCTCCGTCAACTCACGCTGCACTTCCGAGATGCTCTTGCCCAGCACGTTCAACTCTCCCAACAACGGGAAGTTGATCGACCCCGACTCGGGCACTACGAATCTCCCCGCATACTCCTCGTGCCGCGCGACCGCCACCGAGATCTCGTCGTAGGCGCCGAGAGCATATGTGCCTTCTTCGACCTGCGCGTTAGCCAGGCAGCTCAGACCTAACACTAGCATCACTGCCAACCTCATGCCGCAGCCTCCCCCAGCATTTCTTCAGCCCGGGCAACCAGCACCACTCCCAGCACCGTCGCCCGCGATACACGCAGAGCCTCCAGCATCTCCTCCTCGATCTGGTCGGCAGACGAGCCTTGCTCCACCACCAGCAATACCCGGTCCGCCAATCGAACCGATGGTCCGGCGGTCCACATCGGGAACTCTGCAAGGACCACGCCGCCGTGTTCTGTCCACTCGAGTACGCGCTCCTCTATGCCCGGCTCAGCCAAGCGGCAACCCGAAATCTCGCCCGAACCTGCCGTGCCGTCGCCCACCAGCATCGGTTGCGCGCCAGATCGAAGCGCGGCTTCGGCAAGGACACGCCCTAGGCCGCGCACGTCACCCAACACGAGAAGCGCAAGGTGCCGCCAGGAAGACCCCGCCCCATGGAGCACCAGTCGACTCCAAAGCATGTCGGCTGCGCTCGCAGAGAGCGGAACCTCGTAAAGCCCGAGACAAGGAAGCTGCAGCAGGTCTCTGGCATCGCGCGCGGTCTTCACCCGGCGGTCCATCCCCTCCGTCAACACGCAGGCGGTCAACGAGAGAACGCAGGCCATCAGCAGGCCGACCGTGGACCACAGCACGGGCCTGGGTCGGGACTTCCGGGTCGGCGGCGTGGCGGCCTCGATCACTTGGGGTCGGATCGCGCCGGCATATTGCTGAACCTTCAGCTCCTCGTACCGCGCGGCTAGCCCCCCCCAGACCTTGGTGAGAGCCTCTCGTTCGCGCGTCAACTCCGCAAGGCGATGGGAGAGCCCCGGGATCGCTGACACTTCGGAGCGCATTCTCCTTACCTGCTCGCGCAGCCCGCGTAGCTTCGCACCCACGGATGCCGCGGTTGCTTCGTTGGCCACCAGCATTTCCAGCGCCTTCTGCCTCACTGGATTAGCCTGCTCCTCATACTCGGCGCGGAACAGGTCGCCGTTCACCGCCCCGGCCAAGGCCTCCCTCAGGGACGCCTCCGCCGCAGCGATCTCCGTCTCGAGAACCTTCACCTCTGGCTGGTTCGGCTTGTACTCGTACAGTGTGGCAGCGCGCCGAGCGTGCAGATCGTTCAGCTTGGAGCGAAGGCTATCCACCACCGCCGAGGTCCGGAACACCTCTCGTCCCTGAACCTGCGGGCTTAACGCGGCAATCTTCTCTCGAAGTGCGTGGCCCTCGCTGGCGAGTCGGGTGGCCTCCAGGCGCATGCTCTGCTCGGCCTGCAGCGCTTGGTCTAGCCGCGTCACCGCGCCCTGCATCTCGAGCTCCGGGACGGCCAAGCGATTTTCCTGTAGCCATGTAGTCAGCTCAGATTCCTTGTCCTCCAGGCGCTTCTCGACCTCGTCCAGTCTGCGCTTCACATCGCCCGCCGCAGTGTCGGACTCTGCGTCGTGTCGCAGAGCTTGGTCCTCACGGTAGGCATCCACAAGTGCGTTCACGATGTCTGCGGCCTGTTGCGCCGTGTCGCCCTCCGCACTCACCTTCACCACATCGGTCAGTTTGGGGTGCATCAGCGAAACTCGCTTCCGCAGGTCTTCCGGTCGCCAATCCAGGTTGAGGCGTTCGATGACTTTCTCCAGGTTGGGTCGCGCGGCAATCACCTCGAGTTGGGTCTCCGGCGAGGGGCCCGAACTCAGCCCCGTGATCTCAGAAACCACCGCCCCAGCGACCCCGAGGCCGGACGTAGGAGGGATCAGCAGAGTGGAAGTAGCCGTGTACCGCGGTGGCACGAACAAGATGAGCGCAACGGTCACCGCCAGCACTGTCAGGAAGACCCCGAGTGCCAATCGGCGGTGCTTGCGGAGTAGGTAGATGTAGTCCTGCGGGAAACGCAACCTGTCCTCCCTGATTACACGTGCCGCCACGCCTCCACGCGATTGCGTGGGAAAACTTAACAATCTGCTTCAATGGTTGGCACTCCGAGGGGGGTTCTTTAGCCGAGAGTCTTTGGTAGAGGGGCGTATGAGTCGAGGTTCCGGAAGCGGCCCACCCGCAGCTCCGGTTCGCGCCCGCGCCACTTCGAGGAGGCAAGGCGATGAGCATTCGGGGGATTCTCGCTGCGTTGTTGACGGGCGCTGTCGTGAGCGGCTGTGCACTGCCGCTCGGCTGGCCCACGGGTTTGGAGAATGCGGGCATCGGCGGGCGAGCCGACCTGCGGGCAGTCTCGGAAGGACTGCTGACCAAATGGCCGGCCGCTAGGCAGGCACCCGATGGGTACTACCTAATTCAACTCCTCTCCGTGCCGACGGACGCCATGCGCTCCCGGCTGGAGTCGGTTGGCGCGCGGCTGGACGAGTACGTTCCGCACAACTCCTACTTGGCCCACATACCGGCATCCGCTCTCCCGCGCGTGAGGTCGTTGCCCGGCGTGTGGCACGTGACACCTTACGTGCCTGCGCTTCGGGTAAGCCCCGACCTCGCGCAGAAGCTTTCGGCGCCGGTCGCGAGGAGCCCCTTGGCGATAGGCGCGCGCCTCCGCATCGGGGTCGAGATGTTCTCGGATGCCGACTTGGATGCAGTTCGGGAGCGCCTGCTGCAGTTCGGTGGCAGGTTCTTGGCCGAGACCGAAACGCTGACCGGCCCTACGTGGCTGCTGGAGTTGCCTGCCTCCGTCGTGGCCGACCTCGTGTGTGCTCCGGGCGTCAAGTGGGTGACTGAAGCCGAACTTCCGCAGACCACGAACAGCATCGCACGTATCCTGTGCGGCGCCGATCCTGGCGGCGTGCGATATGCCACCGAGACCTACCTGTTCGGGGAGGGAGAAGTGGTCGCGGTGGTAGACACAGGTCTCGATACAGGAGACCCGCTCACATTACACCCGGACTTTGCTGGAAGAATCGTGAACGGCTGGGGGTGGGGCAACGGTAGCTGGGCCGACCTCGACGGGCACGGCACCCACACGGCAGGCTCGGTGCTCGGCAGCGGTCTTGCCTCTGGCTCGGACCCGAACGCTCACCAGTATGCCGGCACGTACGCCGGCATGGCGCCCGAGGCGCAACTCAGCTTTCATGCAGTGGCGGACGACACCGGGTCTCTCGTCGGGCTGTATGGCTTCAACACTATCATGGCCACGGCATACGCGGATGGCGCGCGCGTGTGCAGCAATAGCTGGGGGTCTAACGCTGCGGGCGTCTACGACTACTGGGCCAGGCTTGCAGATAGCTTCGCCGCTGCCTATCCGGATTTCCTCATGGTATTCGCAGCGGGCAACGCCGGGACAGACATAGATGGCAATGGTGTCATAGACCTCGGCTCTATCGGCTCCCCCGCACTGGCCAAGAACGTGCTCGCCGTAGGCGCTAGCGAGAATAACGAGACAGGGCGTACATCGGCCAGCCGACTCAACTGGAACTACTCGCGATTCGGTTACATGGCAGGACCCATAGCTGGCGATTCGATTGCCAACCACCCGAGCGGTATCGCCGCGTTCAGCAGCCGTGGACCTACGCGGGACGGTCGCATCAAACCCGACCTGGTAGCACCCGGCACAGCCATCATCTCCACTCGCTCGAGCTTGGCACCTTACGGGTATCACAAGGTGCTCAACGACTACTATGCTATATCGAGCGGCACCAGCATGGCGACTCCGCTCGTTGCGGGTGCCGCTGCG
It encodes the following:
- a CDS encoding SLBB domain-containing protein; protein product: MRLAVMLVLGLSCLANAQVEEGTYALGAYDEISVAVARHEEYAGRFVVPESGSINFPLLGELNVLGKSISEVQRELTERASERLNNPSVYVTLVAARPKRVSVIGLVETPGVLNLLPGWRVSEAIAAAGGLTVPAEQAVCRLFRVGAEDVALDLAEVLREGADDANMLLREGDTISVMAKKTLRVYVTGAVKTPGLVEIDEGMTTVQALARAGGHLENASLSRAYITRGGGEKYQVNLYKVLVEGDVDKDVALQQNDVLTIPPIASKVAVFGEVGSPGWYPLPEERESRLSDALAQAGGVLKSGINSNIAILRASDPTAPKRVVDFHRYLKTGDETANPIVQDGDIVVVSANRRSDWDKVLNAVLTLSLVRLFSQ
- a CDS encoding S8 family serine peptidase; translation: MSIRGILAALLTGAVVSGCALPLGWPTGLENAGIGGRADLRAVSEGLLTKWPAARQAPDGYYLIQLLSVPTDAMRSRLESVGARLDEYVPHNSYLAHIPASALPRVRSLPGVWHVTPYVPALRVSPDLAQKLSAPVARSPLAIGARLRIGVEMFSDADLDAVRERLLQFGGRFLAETETLTGPTWLLELPASVVADLVCAPGVKWVTEAELPQTTNSIARILCGADPGGVRYATETYLFGEGEVVAVVDTGLDTGDPLTLHPDFAGRIVNGWGWGNGSWADLDGHGTHTAGSVLGSGLASGSDPNAHQYAGTYAGMAPEAQLSFHAVADDTGSLVGLYGFNTIMATAYADGARVCSNSWGSNAAGVYDYWARLADSFAAAYPDFLMVFAAGNAGTDIDGNGVIDLGSIGSPALAKNVLAVGASENNETGRTSASRLNWNYSRFGYMAGPIAGDSIANHPSGIAAFSSRGPTRDGRIKPDLVAPGTAIISTRSSLAPYGYHKVLNDYYAISSGTSMATPLVAGAAAVVRQHLRENLGITDPPSALLKAILMASTRDLSPGQYGTGTQREIPPPPNNVEGFGRMDVAAATGPALQVLAVNDTIRHARYADYVVNVPGGKPEMRVVLVWTDPPGPSTSSFQLVNDLDLRVDAPDGTRYFSRLRRDNMETLYFANPKPGQWTFRVTGSKVKTSSQTYSLALFWRW